ACGCCGCCGGCGGCAGCGCCGACACAGGCAGCGGTCTCGACGGCAGCTACGCCCAACCCCACGACGACGGCGGCTGCGACAAGCGGTGGCGCCCAAGGCGAGGCTCCGCTCTATTTCGTGCAGATCGGTGCCTTCCGCGACGAACGTGGCGCGCAAGAACTGCTGCAGAACTCTGGCTCCCTGGGAATGGCCCTGCAAGTGGGATTCTCCGAGAACCTCTACCGCGTCCTCGCCGGGCCCTTCGAAAACAGCGACGCGGCCGAGGTGGTCACCCGGGAACTCGCCCGTTCCGGTAAGACCGCTTTCGTCCGCAAGCACCCGTGATGCTCTCGATGCCTTGACGAACACGAACTGCCGAGGCAAGATTCTCCGGTGCGCGACAGCCAGACTCACGACACCATCGCCGTCCTCGACTTCGGCGGCCAGTACGCCCATCTCATCGCCACGAAGGTGCGCGCCCTCGGTGTGCGCGCCGAGATCCGCGATCCAGACGACCCGACGGATTCCTTCCGCCACTACAAGGGCCTGATTCTCTCGGGGAGTCCGGCACTCTCCGCCCATGACGAGGACTCCGGCTGGAGCCGCGGGGTGCTCGATCTGGGCTTGCCGGTGCTGGGCTTTTGCTTCGGCCACCAGGAAATCGCCAAGCACGCTGGCGGCAGCGTGGCGAATTCCCAGCGCGAGTACGGCGCCGCCACCTTGCACCGCCTGGCGGATTCGCCGCTCTTTGCCGGTCTGGCTCCCGCGGAACCCGTGTGGATGAGCCATGGCGACACGGTGACGCACTTGGCCGGCGGCTTCGTCGAACTCGGTTACTCCACCGGTGGCGCCGACGCCGGGCAGTCGCACCGCAACGCTGCCATCGCCTGCGAACAGCGGCGCCAGTACGGCCTGCAGTTCCACCCCGAGGTGGACGACACACCGTGCGGGGCGCGCATCCTCCACAACTTCGCCGTCGGCATTTGCGGCGCCCAGGCGGACTGGGCCGTGGGCGAGCAGATCGAAGCGCGTGCCGCCGCCATCCGCGACGAGGTGGGCGATCGGCACGTCCTGCTCCTGGCTTCGGGCGGCGTCGATTCCACCGTCGCTGCGCTGCTCTTCCAGCGAGCGCTGGGGACGGAGCGCTTGCAGCTCCTGCACATCGACAACGGCCTCATGCGCAAGGACGAGAGCGCCCGTGTGGCAGCAGCGCTGCACGCCCTCGGGCTCGGCTCCAGCTTGCACGTCGTCGATGCGTCGGATGAGTTCCTGGGAGCGCTCGAAGGGCTCACCGATCCGGAGGCGAAGCGCAAGGCGATCGGCGATACCTTCGTCGCGGTGTTCGAGCGCGAGGCGGCGAAGCTGGACTTGGAGCACGCCCTCCTCGGTCAAGGCACGATCTACCCGGACACCATCGAGACCGGCGGCACGAAGCGCGCCGACCTCATCAAGACGCACCACAATCGCGTCCCGCTGATCGAGGCGATGATCCGGCAGGGCAAAGTGGTGGAACCGCTCCGGGACCTCTACAAGACCGAGGTGCGGGAGCTCGGACGCGCCTTCGGCCTCGACCCGGCGAGCCTCGAGCGCCATCCGTTCCCCGGCCCCGGCCTCGGAATCCGCGTGGCCTGCGCCGCTTCGGTCCCGCCGGAATACGACGCTTCCCGTTTGCAAGACGAGAGCGATCGCGTTGTGCGCGAGGCTGCGTCACGGGAGCCGGCGATCGCCGCGTTACGCTGCCTGCCACTTCCCGTGCGCTCGGTGGGCGTGAAGGCGGATCTGCGTAGCTACGAGCACCCGCTGCTCCTCGTCGGCCCCGACCCGGGCTGGGAGCGCCTGACGGCGCTGGCAACGTCCCTCGCCAAGCGCGTGCACGGCATCAATCGCTGCCTCTACGAGTGCAGCGGGCGGCTGCCACGGCGCGTCGAGCTCGTCCCGGCGACAGTGACCCGCCGGAGACTCGAGCTCTTGCGCAAGCTCGACGACATCGTCATGCGCGCTCTCGAGCGGCATGGACTGATGCAGGAGATCTGGCAGTGCCCCACGGTCCTGGTACCGCTCCGCCTGGATGGCCGCGGCGAGGAGCTCGTGGTGGTGCGCCCGGTGCTGTCGGAGCGCGCCATGACCGCCCGCCCCGGTTCCCTCGGCGACGCCTGCATCGCTGAGCTCCGGCGCGACCTCCTGCGCTTCGACGCGGTGAGCGGCCTCGCCATCGACGTCACCACCAAGCCCCCCGCCACCATCGAGTGGGAGTGACGGCGCCTTCTATTCCTTCGACAGCGCTTCGGCTTCGCCCTCGACGCCAGCCTCCGACCGTCAACGATACGCCCGCTTCAGCCCGCTCCAAGTGCCGACCTGAACTGGGAGTGGGGATGGGTCGCGCATGATGCCAACCCGATGCGATACTGCGCCCCGTCCAGAACGAAATAACCGAGGCGCGTTCCATCCCGTGACCAACATGGCCGTCCGTCCGTTT
The sequence above is a segment of the Candidatus Krumholzibacteriia bacterium genome. Coding sequences within it:
- the guaA gene encoding glutamine-hydrolyzing GMP synthase, giving the protein MRDSQTHDTIAVLDFGGQYAHLIATKVRALGVRAEIRDPDDPTDSFRHYKGLILSGSPALSAHDEDSGWSRGVLDLGLPVLGFCFGHQEIAKHAGGSVANSQREYGAATLHRLADSPLFAGLAPAEPVWMSHGDTVTHLAGGFVELGYSTGGADAGQSHRNAAIACEQRRQYGLQFHPEVDDTPCGARILHNFAVGICGAQADWAVGEQIEARAAAIRDEVGDRHVLLLASGGVDSTVAALLFQRALGTERLQLLHIDNGLMRKDESARVAAALHALGLGSSLHVVDASDEFLGALEGLTDPEAKRKAIGDTFVAVFEREAAKLDLEHALLGQGTIYPDTIETGGTKRADLIKTHHNRVPLIEAMIRQGKVVEPLRDLYKTEVRELGRAFGLDPASLERHPFPGPGLGIRVACAASVPPEYDASRLQDESDRVVREAASREPAIAALRCLPLPVRSVGVKADLRSYEHPLLLVGPDPGWERLTALATSLAKRVHGINRCLYECSGRLPRRVELVPATVTRRRLELLRKLDDIVMRALERHGLMQEIWQCPTVLVPLRLDGRGEELVVVRPVLSERAMTARPGSLGDACIAELRRDLLRFDAVSGLAIDVTTKPPATIEWE